The Dethiosulfovibrio peptidovorans genome contains the following window.
TAGGGCCTACTCAAAACTATGGAGCTATATGCATACCGGGCAAGTGGCTTCTCTCCCTGTTCATGCTCCTTGGTCGACTGGAGATATTTACGGTTATCATGCTTTTTATGCCTGGAACGTGGCGACAGTAACGTACCTATATGTGAGTAAAAAAGAGAGGGTGGCCTTTAGGCTCTCCCTCTCTTTTTTATGTTTCCCGGGAAACATAATACTGGTCTCAAGTCGATACGCGAGAATTTTGTTCCCATGTGGATACCAAGGATCGATTTTTTAAGTTATTCAGAAGCTGTGTCATTGATATCTCCAAGGAGAGAGGAACGTCCATTTTAACATCCACGATCTCGCTGAAATGAGGGTGAACAGAGGCCTCAGGGAGTCCAAAACTTGTCAGATGATGGAGAACGTCGCCATACCTGTCGTAGGTTGTCTTAAAACTAAAGGCTGTCGTTGCCACGGCCTCTCGAAAGGTACATCGTGTAAGGGCAGCGGATGCGGCCTCTGAATATGCGTCTATAAGGCCTCTGACACCCAGTTTGACTCCACCAAAATATCTGGTGACGATTACGATGACGTCGTATATGTCAGCCTGGACGATGGCTCCAAGGATCGGTCGTCCAGCCGATCCTGATGGCTCACCATCATCTGAGCAGTGGGTAGAGGTTTCAGGATATCCTAATCGATATCCCCAACAAGAATGTCGAGCGTCGGGATATCGTCGGGAAACGTCGTATAGGGCTGTTCTAACCATCTCTGGGGTGATGACAGGAAATGCCTGGGCTATAAAGGTTGAACGGCGCTCCTTGAGAATAAACTCCCCCGGCGTAACGACTTGGATGTATTGATCGTTTATCGCGGCCATGCGCTTCGAAGGACTTGACAGGTCTCAATCAACGCCTGAGGTAGCACCCGAATGTCGTCCAAGACAGGCATAAAATTGGTGTCGCCGTTCCAGCGGGGAACGACATGAAGATGAAGATGGTCGGCTATACCGGCTCCCGCAGCCTCTCCCAGGTTCATCCCCAGGTTAAAACCATGAGGGGACATGTTTTTTTTCATGACGTTCAAGGCTGTTGACGAGAGGTCGTGCATCTCGTCGACTTCGTTAATATCTAAGGCGCTGTAGTCGGATATGTGTCTGTATGGGACGACCATGAGATGACCTGAGTTGTAAGGATATCGGTTCAAAACGACAAAACAGCTTTTTCCTCGGTGAACGACTAAGTTAGTCACGTCGTCATTTTGAGAGCAGATTCGACAAAACGCACATCCATCAGGTTCGTTTTCGCTCATAATATATCGGATTCGCCACGGTGCAAAAAGGTGATTCATACGCTCATCTCCCTTATCTTTCTTTATTTTATCAATGAAGATGTCCCCTGGGAAACGTTCTTCGATGATCAGGTCGAAAAACGTTTTGCCTCAAAAAAGTAACTGTAAGGCACCTCTAAAAACCTACATCCGAGTCTCTCATCCTCAGATCATTTCGCCAGAGCCCTGTCTCGCCCAAACGTATTTTTGACCTGCCTGTTCCGTACCATAGCCTCAAAGGGCCTCGAATAGGCTCCGTCGAAACGACCTGAGGCGAGTTTCTGAGTTTTTATAGAGGTTCTCTGATAAAAATAACGAGACCTTGTAGGAGGCCTCGTTATTTCCCGGGAAATATCTTAGCGTTTCCGTTTTTGGAGAACGTTTCGAACGCCTAAAGCAGCATGCCCCCCTCCGAGAAAGGCTCCTAGTAGGGCTCCGGCGAGCATAGACCAGTGGGGCCACCCCCGAGCGGAGAGTTCTTTCCCTATGTATAGGCCAGAGATGATGTATTCCCCCAAGAGGAGGGCTAAAGAGATGATTTGGCTGAACAGGACGATGTCGTCAATGATTTGTTGTTTCATGGGGTATTGACTTCTGCTGTGGCAAAAAGCTCTTCTTTTTCTTTTGACAATAGATCGCCTAGCCGACGGATCTGTTCGGCATTTAGCCCTGAAAGGGTAACCTTCATATTATGTCTTCGCCCTGTGACGGATACGAAGATCTTGAAGGGACGGAGTGAGTTTCCCCAGTCCGGTGTTGTCCGCGTGGTTTGCTGTGTAGGCCTGTTTTTGTCTTTGATACGTTTTTCCAGCTCTCGAACGGTCCATTCCTGTTCTGCAGCCTGTGTCGCCATGACAGACACGAGACTGGGGCTCTCCAGGGAGAGGAGAGCCCTGCCGTGGCGTTCAGAGAGGGCTCCTTTTGTTATCATTGTTTTGACGTCCTCGGGTAGGTTAAGAAGGCGAAGTTTGTTAGCCACTGCCGAGCGACTCCATCCAATTCTGGCTGCTACGTTTTCCTGTGAGAGCCCAAAACGGTTCATAAGCTCGCGAAGCGTATGGGCGACTTCTATTGAAGAGAGGTCGTCTCTTTGGATATTCTCGATGAGGGATGCCTCTAAAATATCCTTCTCCTCGCCCTGAAAGAGGATGGCCGGTATTTCTGAGAGGCCGGCTTGTTTCGCTGCCCTCCATCGTCGCTCACCAGCTACGATGATGTAGCCGTCGTCCTTGGGAGCGATTAAGAGGGGTTGAAGGATGCCATGGTTCTTGATGGAGGTTGTGAGCTCTTGAAGAGAGTCCTCGCTGAAAACCTTTCGAGGTTGGTCTGGGTTGGGGAAGATCTTGTCCAGAGGTATCGTCCGAGGTTCTAAAGGAGAGAAGGTCTTCTGAGGAAGGAGAGCCTCCAGTCCTTTGCCTAGTGATCGACGTTGAGCCATCTTTGTGACACCTCCTCGGAT
Protein-coding sequences here:
- a CDS encoding YigZ family protein, translated to MAAINDQYIQVVTPGEFILKERRSTFIAQAFPVITPEMVRTALYDVSRRYPDARHSCWGYRLGYPETSTHCSDDGEPSGSAGRPILGAIVQADIYDVIVIVTRYFGGVKLGVRGLIDAYSEAASAALTRCTFREAVATTAFSFKTTYDRYGDVLHHLTSFGLPEASVHPHFSEIVDVKMDVPLSLEISMTQLLNNLKNRSLVSTWEQNSRVST
- a CDS encoding HIT family hydrolase, whose product is MNHLFAPWRIRYIMSENEPDGCAFCRICSQNDDVTNLVVHRGKSCFVVLNRYPYNSGHLMVVPYRHISDYSALDINEVDEMHDLSSTALNVMKKNMSPHGFNLGMNLGEAAGAGIADHLHLHVVPRWNGDTNFMPVLDDIRVLPQALIETCQVLRSAWPR
- a CDS encoding chromosome partitioning protein ParB; amino-acid sequence: MAQRRSLGKGLEALLPQKTFSPLEPRTIPLDKIFPNPDQPRKVFSEDSLQELTTSIKNHGILQPLLIAPKDDGYIIVAGERRWRAAKQAGLSEIPAILFQGEEKDILEASLIENIQRDDLSSIEVAHTLRELMNRFGLSQENVAARIGWSRSAVANKLRLLNLPEDVKTMITKGALSERHGRALLSLESPSLVSVMATQAAEQEWTVRELEKRIKDKNRPTQQTTRTTPDWGNSLRPFKIFVSVTGRRHNMKVTLSGLNAEQIRRLGDLLSKEKEELFATAEVNTP